A region from the Misgurnus anguillicaudatus chromosome 7, ASM2758022v2, whole genome shotgun sequence genome encodes:
- the morn2 gene encoding MORN repeat-containing protein 2: MSETTCKIFYIFPNVDKYEGECYRTSDGVVIRKGFGTQTSASGVIYNGEWDNDKMNGSGTLTHPSGAIYKGLFRDNMYHGKGTYRFPDGTEYNGTFNYNRLEGDGEFTDSQGLVWTGVFHNKAALGLKLKVNM, from the exons ATGTCTg aGACAACATGtaaaatcttttacattttccCAAATGTAGACAAATATG aGGGAGAATGCTATCGTACATCAGATGGTGTGGTGATCAGGAAAGGGTTTGGCACACAGACGTCAGCCTCTGGAGTTATATACAATGGGGAATGGGACAATGATAAG ATGAATGGCAGTGGAACTCTGACACATCCATCAGGAGCAATTTACAAAGGTCTATTTAGAGATAACATGTATCATGGAAAAGGAACATACAGATTTCCTGATGGGACAGAATACAATGGAACCTTCAACTATAATAG ATTAGAGGGTGATGGAGAGTTCACAGATTCGCAAGGACTTGTGTGGACTGGAGTGTTTCACAACAAAGCAGCACTAGGACTGAAGCTTAAAGTCAACATGTAG
- the znf593 gene encoding zinc finger protein 593 → MGKSKQIGNHNNGKKKNIAKTWKTKRRTKDLDQIHVDMIPTNAVKLLKQEVDYDVTGCAQNYCLHCARYFVDLKTLKEHFKTKVHKKRLKKLKEEPYTQAEAERAAGMGSYIPPKAIEVHTQQVEEDMD, encoded by the exons ATGGGTAAGTCCAAACAGATAGGAAATCACAATAATGGCAAGAAGAAGAATATTGCTAAAACGTGGAAGACTAAACGCAGGACGAAGGACCTTGACCAGATACATGTTGACATGATCCCGACCAATGCTGTCAAGTTACTAAAGCAAGAGGTGGATTATGATGTCACAGGCTGTGCCCAAAACTACTGCCTCCACTGCGC GAGATACTTTGTTGATTTAAAGACCCTGAAGGAGCATTTCAAAACAAAAGTCCATAAAAAACG TTTGAAGAAACTGAAAGAAGAGCCATATACACAGGCAGAAGCAGAACGGGCAGCAGGAATGGGTTCCTACATTCCACCCAAAGCCATAGAGGTTCACACACAGCAGGTCGAGGAGGATATGGACTGA